A window from Hemibagrus wyckioides isolate EC202008001 linkage group LG17, SWU_Hwy_1.0, whole genome shotgun sequence encodes these proteins:
- the wdr62 gene encoding WD repeat-containing protein 62 — protein MAEAASLSAGLSLSSFSSRAKKTNSSSVAATARRNSRQSHKRDIYSRVVLEKVLGITTTSNSGLACDPNTGTVAYPAGCVIVLLNPKTNKQSHIFNTSRKTFSALAFSQNGKYLVTGESGHMPCVRVWDVAERTQVAEVQCHKYGVACVAFSTNGSYIVSVGFQHDRTVSVWEWKRGTVIASNKVSSRVLAVSFSEDSSYFVTAGNRHVKFWYLDASKERRVNSTVPLIGRSGLLGEHQNSEFCDLACGRGTVSSSTYCITRTGLLCQFNSNRQLDLWVDLKTSSAHCLSVSEAFIFCGCADGTVRVFSPQNLQYITTLHQPHCLGVDVSQGMQPQPEAEYPDTLALTYDPTTGHLMCVYNDHSVYVWDVHDVNNVEKVYSSLYHSACVWSVETYPELEDSAAALLPGSFLTCSSDNTIRLWNSDLQQNHHQSSNLYGQDLVKIVYVDNDTGHLKAPPDKAEGNQDGKFGIRVLGISPDGQHLAAGDRSGNLRIYGLQFMDELLRIEAHDSEILCLAFSPTETGVHLLASAGRDRLIHLFDMDKSYSLVQTVYDHSSSVTAMKFTGVGPKVSMVSCGADKSIYFRSAEKTSQDLAFSRSHHVVEKSTLYDMDLDATLSHTAIACQDRNIRVYNVKSGKMKRCFKGSLTDDGPVLKVQLDPSGMFLATSCSDKSICVFDYETGECVATLFGHSEIVTGMKFSPDCKHLITVCGDSCVFVWRLCSQMTNSMRKRLAERKRRAGLRNLNRGTCKQQAIRRETYITVPCSRVGEPKEGETNSCLEEMEDVEENPKTPARLDTALSSLDIMMPQTNGRLPMWARRLGAGVGSSSSSVDPQRVPQYQPQGRWAAHADPLAIRSVLETRSLQLPLSDTPSRAEEDEEECVEEKDGREVDFHPQSLDSLLDEEEGGDIDEEEDIERVSEQCSSLLQDTDLQYFSPRLSSSEITDYALYPANSTALSTIGEGEFDVKALEIDPEEEELSPDSACSAESDQVHSDQAHDQDTDSLSQASSVGSSGVEEEEDEEPANLLRQHYDSLAVGSNEKFNTDLRSLQPSNENFLNPRLSISTRFLSRFQSRIRGTVAASSRVCRPGVCLPSIPDDSSSLESTEDNSQLISKACNSNAIRSGQKKSEKTLISKENDNSDSGLFVPKPDNTTFDATCQSDVDITNAKAKSTDEKALCSEQENNHGSEMLWKVSVPNQDHSVTQDSKENLPSRQPFTSKTHPPNPALLAETLAQGNLSPRTPFHLDLSYPLPPALKNQSEPMNPLCKQSMWSPRGMKSLGKESQKQISCIEEKLIPKVPHRLSSDPLKALDKDSCLVAPGIHVENTQSASQCNTVKSAVPVPTVDGPNPGDPDETINVQACKEIVNVLQHTMQKAASFYSKLQGISELSEQQMQMKSMLQEAFGGILQEIHSLCPQDLDSAVAQLPEDSPGRQLRDDRAMALLERYSEMLLLRMAEKKLD, from the exons ATGGCGGAAGCAGCATCTCTCTCTGCGGGACTCAGTCTGAGTTCTTTCAGCTCGCGGGcgaagaaaacaaacagcagcagTGTGGCCGCGACCGCGAGACGAAACAGTCGACAAAGCCATAAGAGGGACATTTACAGTCGG GTTGTTCTGGAGAAAGTTCTGGGTATCACTACAACCAGCAACAGTGGTTTGGCTTGTGATCCTAATACAGGCACTGTTGCATATCCTGCAGG ATGCGTCATTGTTCTCCTGAATCCAAAGACTAACAAACAAAGTCACATCTTTAATACATCAAG AAAAACCTTCAGTGCATTGGCGTTCTCACAGAATGGAAAATATTTGGTCACTGGTGAG AGTGGACACATGccctgtgtgagagtgtgggatgTGGCGGAGCGTACTCAGGTGGCAGAGGTCCAGTGCCACAAGTATGGAGTTGCCTGTGTTGCTTTTTCTACAAATGGCAGCTACATCGTGTCTGTGGGATTTCAGCATGACAGGACAGTCAGCGTCTGGGAGTGGAAG AGGGGGACTGTTATTGCATCCAATAAAGTGTCTAGTCGTGTACTGGCCGTCTCCTTCTCTGAGGACAGTAGCTACTTTGTAACCGCAGGAAACAGACATGTGAAGTTTTGGTATTTGGATGCCTCCAAGGAGAGACGT GTGAACAGTACAGTACCCCTGATTGGTCGATCAGGATTGCTAGGAGAACATCAGAATAGTGAATTCTGTGATTTGGCATGTGGTCGTGGCACTGTGTCGAGCAGCACATACTGTATCACCCGCACTGGTCTGCTGTGCCAATTCAACAGCAACCGACAGCTGGATTTATGGGTTGACCTCAAA ACGTCTTCAGCACACTGTCTATCTGTGAGCGAAGCTTTCATTTTCTGTGGCTGTGCAGATGGCACAGTTCGTGTATTTAGCCCACAAAACCTGCAGTAcatcaccacactgcaccaGCCCCACTGTTTAGGAGTTGATGTGTCTCAGGGCATGCAGCCTCA GCCAGAGGCAGAGTATCCAGATACCTTGGCCCTGACATATGACCCTACGACTGGCCACctcatgtgtgtatataatgaccacagtgtgtatgtttgggaTGTGCATGATGTCAACAACGTAGAGAAGGTCTACTCTTCCCTGTACCACAGTGCTTGTGTTTGGAGTGTTGAG aCCTACCCAGAGTTGGAAGATTCAGCTGCAGCATTGTTGCCTGGATCTTTCCTTACCTGTTCATCTGACAACACCATTCGTCTATGGAACAGTGATCTTCAGCAAAACCACCACCAAAGCTCTAACCTATACGGTCAG GACTTGGTGAAGATTGTGTATGTGGATAATGATACTGGGCACCTTAAGGCCCCACCAGATAAAGCAGAGGGTAACCAAGATGGCAAATTTGGAATCAGAGTACTAGGAATCAGTCCTGATGGCCAGCATCTGGCAGCTGGAGATCGTAGTGGAAACCTACG GATCTACGGACTTCAGTTCATGGATGAACTTCTGAGGATTGAGGCCCATGATTCTGAGATTTTATGTCTGGCTTTCTCTCCCACAGAGACTG GTGTGCATCTGTTGGCCTCAGCCGGTCGTGATCGACTCATACATCTATTCGATATGGACAAAAGCTACAGTCTTGTACAGACTGTTTATGATCATTCGTCATCTGTGACCGCCATGAAATTTACAG gtGTAGGTCCAAAGGTGTCCATGGTAAGCTGTGGTGCTGACAAGAGCATTTACTTCCGCTCTGCTGAAAAG ACTTCACAGGACCTGGCTTTCTCAAGGTCACATCATGTGGTAGAGAAAAGTACATTATATGACATGGACCTGGAtgccacactctcacacactgccaTTGCCTGTCAAGACCGCAACATTAg agtaTACAATGTGAAGAGTGGCAAGATGAAAAGGTGCTTTAAGGGCTCCTTGACCGATGATGGCCCGGTGCTTAAG GTCCAACTGGATCCTTCAGGGATGTTCCTGGCCACCAGCTGCTCAGACAAGAGCATCTGTGTGTTTGATTATGAGACTGGGGAGTGTGTGGCAACATTATTTGGGCATTCtg aaattgttaccggtatgaaattcagtcCAGACTGCAAGCATCTAATCACTGTCTGTGGTGATAG ttgtgtgtttgtgtggcgaCTGTGCTCTCAAATGACTAACTCGATGAGGAAGAGACTGGCAGAGAGGAAACGGAGAGCAGGACTGAGGAACTTGAACAGAGGTACCTGCAAACAACAAGCCATCAG GAGAGAAACCTACATCACAGTACCATGCAGTAGGGTGGGTGAACCAAAAGAGGGAGAAACAAACAGCTGCTTGGAGGAAATGGAGGATGTGGAGGAAAATCCCAAAACTCCAGCAAGGCTAGACACTGCTTTGA GCAGTCTGGATATCATGATGCCACAGACCAATGGCCGACTCCCTATGTGGGCCCGAAGATTG GGTGCTGGAGTAggcagcagcagtagcagtgtgGATCCACAGAGAGTCCCTCAGTACCAACCACAGGGGCGCTGGGCTGCACATGCTGATCCACTTGCTATCCGTTCTGTATTGGAGACCAGGAGCCTACAGctccctctctctgacactcCCAGCCGGgcagaggaggatgaggaagagtgTGTAGAAGAGAAAGATGGACGTGAAGTGGACTTTCACCCTCAGAGTCTAGATAGTCTTTTAGATGAAGAAGAGGGTGGAGATATAGATGAAGAGGAGGACATTGAGAGG GTGTCTGAACAGTGCAGTTCTTTGCTTCAAGACACAGACTTGCAGTATTTTAGCCCAAGGCTGAGCTCTTCAGAGATCACTGACTATGCTCTGTACCCGGCCAACAGCACTGCTCTATCCACCATAGGAGAGGG GGAATTTGATGTGAAGGCACTTGAAATTGACCCAGAAGAAGAGGAGCTGAGTCCTGACAGTGCCTGCTCAGCTGAGAGTGACCAGGTGCACAGTGACCAGGCCCACGACC AGGACACTGACTCTCTCAGTCAGGCGAGCTCCGTTGGTAGTTCTggagtggaggaagaggaggatgaagagccTGCAAATCTACTACGCCAACACTATGACTCTTTAGCAGTAGGATCTAATG AAAAATTTAACACAGACCTGCGCAGTCTACAGCCTTCCAATGAGAACTTCCTCAATCCTCGTCTAAGCATTTCTACCCGTTTCCTCTCACGCTTCCAGAGCCGCATACG TGGTACAGTGGCAGCAAGCAGTCGTGTGTGCAGACCTGGAGTTTGCCTGCCTAGTATTCCAGATGATTCCAGTAGCTTGGAAAGCACAGAG GACAATTCACAACTAATTTCTAAGGCCTGTAATTCAAATGCCATAAGAAGTGGTCAGAAGAAAAGTG AGAAAACATTAATCTCCAAAGAGAATGACAACAGCGATTCAGGCTTATTTGTCCCCAAACCTGACAACACGACCTTTGATGCCACCTGTCAGAGTGATGTGGATATTACCAATGCCAAGGCTAAATCTACGGATGAGAAAGCTTTGTGCTCAgagcaggaaaataatcatggaAGTGAGATGCTCTGGAAAGTCTCAGTGCCTAATCAAGACCATAGTGTGACTCAAGACAGTAAAGAAAACCTCCCTTCTCGACAGCCTTTTACCTCAAAGACACATCCCCCAAATCCAGCACTACTTGCGGAAACTCTTGCTCAGGGTAATCTCAGCCCCCGCACTCCCTTCCACTTGGACCTGTCTTACCCCTTACCACCTGCTCTGAAAAACCAGTCAGAGCCTATGAATCCTTTGTGTAAACAGTCCATGTGGAGTCCAAGAGGGATGAAGTCGCTAGGAAAAGAAAGCCAGAAGCAGATCAGTTGCATTGAGGAGAAACTGATACCCAAGGTGCCCCACAGACTGTCATCTGACCCTCTGAAAGCACTAGATAAAGACAGCTGTCTTGTAGCACCAGGAATTCATGTGGAAAATACACAATCAGCATCTCAGTGCAACACAGTAAAATCAGCAGTACCAGTGCCCACAGTAGATGGACCTAACCCTGGAGACCCAG ATGAGACAATAAACGTGCAGGCATGTAAGGAGATTGTGAATGTCCTCCAGCACACCATGCAGAAAGCAGCCAGCTTTTATAGCAAA TTGCAGGGCATCAGTGAGTTGTCAGAGCAGCAGATGCAGATGAAAAGCATGCTACAGGAAGCATTTGGTGGGATTCTACAGGAGATTCACTCTCTTTGTCCCCAGGATCTGGACTCTGCTGTCGCTCAACTTCCAGAAGACTCTCCAGGTCGTCAGCTTAGGGATGATCGTGCTATGGCCCTGCTGGAGAGATACTCTGAGATGCTTCTTTTGCGCATGGCTGAAAAGAAGTTGGACTAA
- the LOC131368442 gene encoding melanocortin-2 receptor accessory protein-like — protein sequence MTMEKSTNSSAYVLTYEYYYDYLDPVAVDASKLKYNRYLIVIIFWIAMAAFIGLLFLILSNISGTKHLPGHQSGRRKPRRERSSSSKPVV from the exons ATGACGATGGAGAAGTCCACTAACTCTTCAGCATATGTTTTGACATATGAATATTACTATGATTACCTGGATCCTGTAGCTGTTGATGCGAGCAAACTCAAATACAACAGAT atttgatTGTTATAATATTCTGGATCGCTATGGCTGCCTTTATTGGACTATTGTTCTTGATTTTGTCAAATATCTCAGGGACCAAGCATCTCCCAGG GCATCAGAGTGGCAGGAGAAAACCAAGACGAGAAAGAAGTTCTTCATCTAAACCTGTGGTGTGA